GACGGCCAACTCGGTTTTGTTTCTCATCTGTTTTGAGCCCCGAAACGTTTCTCCATCACTTGATATCGTTTCAGAGACAGCGAGTCGACAGCATTGTCCGTTTAATCAGTAATAATTTAAACTTTATTCAAACGATTAGTCGAGCAACGAAGAACTCTCTCGATTCTCTAGAGACTTAAATATCTTGGAATATTttcattcagaaataaaatgtacaacaaCATGGATTAAAATGGCTCAGTGGTCCATCCAGCAGAACCGTGACTTCAGGAGAAAACCATCATCTCAAACCGCTTCCTGACGGTACCGTCGACGATCGCGGTGCTCCGCCGTGGACTAGCAAAAGGAGCTAAAAGCGTTTACGACTCGCGTAGCTGCCGCTGCTAAGGATTGTGGGAGTTGAGCTACGCCTCCGTCACGAGCGTCAGTCTTTAAAAAGAGTAACATGAGGTCAGGAGTGTGAAGGAAGAGGCAGCAGAGACGAGAGCGTTAGGGATTCGGTCCGTTATCCTTCGGCGCGTTAGAATAGAGGTAAAATTGTGTCAGGAATTCAGAGTCacgacaatgatgatgatgatgatgatgatcaacAGTACATTAGACATTAACGTTTTAGTATGTTTTCTCTCCTAACGTCCTGATTTCTTTccttaaaaaacatttacatttgtgacatatatatatatatatgtgtgtgtgtgtgtgtgtattctgtcatATCTATGTGCTAAGAGTCTGTACAGAGTGAAGCTCATCCACCACGAAACAGCTCGTTTAGTCTGTCCAGCTCTTTACAGCTGTCCATGGTCATGAGCTCGGCCTTCCTGCGCAGACGCTCGTCTCTGTACACCTTAGCGGCGTACAGCAGGTCTGTttctgggacacacacacacacacacacacacacacacacacacaggtcagaaGGTTACATTAGTGCAGGTTTATATCGACAGACTCGCTCTGATACgttcttgtttctatagtaacagctcatgtAATCGTTGATCAGTAAGGACACATACTTGTCTGTCGTTCCTTCCAGCAGTTGTTACGCACGTTAGACACGTAATCGTCCTCCACGCTCTTCTCGATCTTCTGCACCGCTGAGCCCTTATACTCTGAGTTAAAGTCTCGGGTGACGTAATAATCCACCTGCAGGTTCTCGGTCTGTCTTTTTACCGTCTGACCTGTCGATCTGctcgtaaacacacacacacacacacacttaccctgTAAGTACTGTACGTTCACCCTGAGCTAcacgacaacacacacactcctaagtCTTCTGTTCCTCCCAGATCACTGCATATGGAGTTATTAACACATCTCCATCCAGCAGGTCTAAAGGCTATAGTAGGTCATGTGCAGCACGACACTCTGTATGTTAgggaaagaaatacagagagaattAAAGGACATAAAACCGTACGGTCTGGAGTAGAGGCTGTATGGAGGGGTGGAAACCATCAGCTGACTGAGAACAGACACCAGGATCAACACCACGATCGGCATCAGCTGAATAAACATGGAGAAGCCTccctgaaagagagagagagagagagagagagagacagagagagagtgggagagagagacagagagagagtgggagagagagagggagagagagagagtgggagagagagagggagagggagagagggagagagagagagggagagagagagagagagagagagagagagagagacagagacagagagggagagagggagagacagagagagagagagagagagagagacagagagacagagagagagagacagagacagagacagagagagacagagagacagagagagagagacagagacagagacagagagagagagacagagagagagagagacagagagagacagagacagagagagacagagagagagagagacagagagagagtgggagagagagacagagagagagtgggagagagagagggagagagagagagagggggagagagagagggagagtgggggggggagggagagagagagggagagacagagagagacagagagagagagacagagagagagagggagagagggagagagagagggagagtgggagagagagacagagagagagagggagagagagagggagagagagagagagagagagagagagagagagagagagagagagagagagagagagagagagagagagagagagagagagagagagagagagagggagagagggagagagagagagagagagagagagagagagagagagagacagagacagagagagagggagagggagagagggagagacagagacagagagagagagagacagagagagagagacggagacagagacagagagagagagagacagagagagagagacagagacagagacagagagagagagagacagagagagacagagagagagagacagagacagagagagagagagacagagagagagagacagagagagagagagagagagagagagacagagacagagagagacagagacagagagagacagagacagagagagagacagagacagagagagacagagacagagagagagagagacagagagagacagagagagagagagagacagagacagagagagacagagacagagagagacagagacagagagagagacagagacagagagagacagagacagagagagagagagagacagagacagagacagagacctAAGTGAAATGTCACATTaaaaatctataatatatataaataattcctcaacaagtttaataaaataaacaaaaaagatccACGTacatctcctctctcttctctctccctcctcgtGTGGTCCGTCTGCTGAGTGTATCGATCTCGGCTGTTAGCAAATGTActcgctgacacacacacacacacacacacacacacacacacacacacacacacacaccttataatGTGTACAGAATATTTCAGTCATTGTTCCTGAACGGATCTGATTTTAGACCCCAAATGACCGTCTGATCTGGGATTAGGTGACAATCAGGTCAGTACTATGCCTgaattcccacaatgcaccagtCCTTATTCTATAAATACCTGCCTTTTCCCATGTGTATGAATCTTTttaatctctcacacactttacactctaGAAACTTCTAGAAGCTCCATTTCTGTGATCAGGCCTAAGTGTGAGTGTAACGTGTGTCAGGTATTAAACCCTACACCATGCTTCATTACTGACCCATCAGCTCCTTCTCCCTGTCTGACGTGTGGAGCTGAAACTATCACACGGCTGCACctgagtgtgtttattactgGTTACTGCGGCGAGTCTTGTGTGACGAGGATGAGGAGTACGATGTATGAAGGACGTACAGGAAGGAAAGCCGCCTCCGAAGAACATGTTGAAGAGATCCTCAGGCGTGATGTCGGCCTCGAAGCCTCGATGGAACTCGAATCCTCCGTGTGCGCTGTGTGCCGAGCTGCTGGGCTCTTCTCCTCCGCTCACGTCGTACTGCCTCCTCTTCTCTGTGTTACTCAGCACTGCGTACGCATTCCCGATCTCTACAGAACAACAGTGATGACCACAATGAGGCAGGAGGTAAAGACtgttacacaacaacaacaacaacaacaacaacaacaaatcattCCTTCTCTACTTCACTCCCTTCTTCCTACAGCTGCGAGTGAAGGAATGATGTCCTACAGTCTCCTACATTTCAATTCGTTTCCTCCAGTCGATCATCTAtcctttcttttctccattccttccttcattctttcACTGATTTCCATCTGCCCTTCAtttcttccctccttccttcttttcctctttctctccttctgtccATCTCCCATTCATTTCTTCCGGTATTTTCTACTTCATCACTTCAttcatttccttcatttttGTTTCCTTCGTTCACTCGTTCCTTTGTGCTATTCTCTCTTCTGTGCTAACttccttctctgtgtgtgtgtgtgtgtgtgtgtgtgtgtgtgtgtgtgtgtgtgtgtgtgaatcaggaATTACTTTTAAAGGCCTCCGTAGCTCCAGGAGCGTGATTTTTATCTGGATGAAACTTCAGTGCCAGCTTCCTGTAGGCTTTCTTCAGATCCTCCTCATTAGCATCTTTACTGACACCCAGGACCTCATAGTAGTCCTTACAGCTCtttatcctacacacacacacacacacacacacgtttaatacacaaaatacactcCATGAAACACAGACTAGATTGAATGAAGATTCTGACTGTAACTATGTTCCTAAGATCCTGAAACTCTAGCTGTGTTAAATCAGTGTTTAtgtacgttacacacacacacacacacacacacacacacactctgaggtTTAGTCTCAGTGTTACCATGACGATCAAAACCTTTTTAAAGTGAGTTAACAGGTTTAAACTGGTTTCTATCAGAGAAACCATCATGTGAGTGTGATGATAAATCCTACAGTGAGACGTGTGAGTGACATCGTGCAGAAATCATCTGACTTTATTCATGATAAAATCTGCTGTCTGGGGATTAACACATGAAGGAACACACAGTCGTTGTGTTTCTGATGAGAAAGAAAGGCAGAACTTTACTGAGCTATTAACAGTCgtattaatgtgttattattattattattaagctgcACATAACTGAGTGAATTCCCTCTTTACCTCAAGCTGTAACAGATCAGCTGAGGCACAGTCAGTGTTTCTGTAAATACACCAATATTCTGTAAGGATGTTTATAGGCAAactgtatcatcatcatcatcatcatcatcatcatcatcatcattcttaACAGATAAGAGCagaggggagggggagagagagagagagagagtgagagagagagagagagagagtgagagagagggagagacagagagagagagagagacagagagagggacagagagagagagacagagagagagacagagagagagagacagagagagagagagacagagagagagagcgagagagagagagagagggacagagagagagagagagagagagagagagacagagggagagacagagagagagagagaaagagagagagagagagagagacagagggagagacagagagagagagagaaagagacacagagagagagagagagagagagagagagagagagacacactgagagacacagagaggaaaTGCTGAACCACATTAAGACCTCAGGAGAGTAAATTAGATGAGAGAGTTtcagagataataataataatgataataataataataataataataataataataataacaataacaataataataataataataaaaataacaataataatactaataataataataataataacaataataataataacaataataataataataataataataataataataataacaataataataataataataacaataataataataacaataataataataataataacaataataataataataataataacaataacaataataacaataataacaataataataataacaataataataataacaataataataataataataataataataacaacaataataataataataacaataacaacaacaacaataataataataataataataataataataacaataataataataataacaataataataataataacaataataataataataataacaataacaataataataacaataataataataataataataataataataataatgataataataataataataataacaataacaataataatactaataataataacaataataataataacaataataataattataataataacaataacaataataataacaataacaataataataataacaataataataataatactaataataataataataacaataataacaacaataataataataataacaataataataataacaataataataataataacaataataataataataataacaacaataataataataataacaacaacaataataataataataataataataacaataataataataataataataacaataataataataataataacaataataataataatagtaataacaataacaataataataacaataataataataataataataataataataataataataataataataataataataataataataataataataataataataataataataataacaataataataataataataataataataataataataataataataataacaataataataataataacaataataataataaagcacctttcacaagctcaaggacgctttacaaggtaacaTACAAAtacgtcggacatttgcccaggacgaaggatcacatgcagctgcatgagataataacagaagacaggactatacacaaaaacatacaggacAAGAGATATGAACTCTACATAGTACAtgatacatacaccacattaCAGAGATATTAAAGACTCCTAATACATATTCATCTACTgatagtgaaggttgaaaaggtcttaagccttgatttaaattcagacagagtggtgatggttctgagtgcaatGGGTAGGGAGTTCAATAGTGTTGGAGCAGTGACAGAAAAGATCTGCCACCCACAGAGGATAAAGGGTAGTGAGGGGTCGAATCATCAAAGGATAGTGAGGGGTCGAGTATGATACCTAAATTTCTAACAGTAGCTGAGGGGAAAATCATAGTAGCATCCAGATCAAGACTAAAGTCCACAGAGTTGTATTTTATTAGAGATGGAGGACCAGTTATCAGAATGTCGGTTTTACCCAGATTCAGGCTAAGAAAAGAGTGTAGCCATAGTTTTAACTCGCTAACACAAGAGGAGAGTGAggattttatattaaacagaaTCTGGTCAACAGGTAGTGTATAACtgaatatcatcagcataacaatgataACTAAAACCATGTCGACAAATGATGTTGCCAAGCGGCTGAATGTACAGAATGAATAGTAGTGGGCCAAGAacagagccctgtgggacaccctGTTGAAGTAAGACAGTAGGAGATTTGGAATTGTGTATGGAGATGTGATATTACCTGCCTGTGAGATAAGAGGAAAACCAGGATAGTGCAGAGCCTGATATGCCAAATCTTATGACAGACAGTATCAAAGGCAGAGCTGAGGTCTAATAACAGAAGTATAGAGAGACTACCTGAGTCTCCAGTGAGTAAAAGATCATTAACAACCTTTACTAGCGCGGTCTCTGTGCTATGCTGTTGGCGGAAGCCAGATTGAAAAATATCAAAGAGGTTGTTACCAGCTAGGAATGACTGCAGCTGAGAGGCCACAGCCTTTTCCATAATCTTTGATACAAATGGAAGGTTGGAAATAGAGCGGTAGTTGGGTAAGTCTGCCGGGTCCAGATTAGTCTTTTTAAGTATGGGAGTAACAGCAGCAGTCTTAAGGGACACAGGTACAGTAGAGGAGATAAATGACATTAATAAGGTGGGAGATGGGGGCAGAAATCGCAGATGTACAATCTTTTAGCAGGAAAGTAGGTGCAGGATCAAGAGTACATGATGAGGAGTTAGATTTTTGTATTAACTCAGTGATTAATGAGGAATTGGTTAAGGCTAGGGTTGTCATGGAATTATTAGATTGAGATTTCATATGAACATCAGTAGTTGGTTCCTCACTAAATGTCACATACAGAGTATTTAGCTTTACCCTGGAAATGGTTAGGAAAGAGCAGCACATAACTATGGATTCAGAGTCACTAAGGTTGTGCTTTGGTGcttaaatcagtttattaatTGTGCTAAATAACATTTTGGGCCTATTGCTTGCTTTGTTAATGATGCTGGAGATATGAGAAGAGCGGCTGTATTTAAGGCCAATTTATACTGCTGAAGACATTCAGCTAATATAAGAAAATGTCCAGTTGAAGCAGTTTTCCTGAAGAGACGTTCATGTTGTCTACATTTTACCTTCAAACCTCGAAGCTCTGTATTGAACCACAGGGAGGAATGGGACAAAGGGACAGACCTAATCTTAGCTGGGACAAACTCATCCAACAATTTTTCAACAGAACAGCAATACGTGTCATAAATCATAGATGGGTAAGTTAAATTTAGAGGAGGCAACAGAATGACAAAAGGAGTGTCAACAGTATTTAAATGACGATAACGTCTGGTTAGAGTTTTGATGTGGTTGACTGGACagataaatgtaaaatcaaaGGAAATGAGTCTATGGTCAGAAACAGGGGTAGATAAAGTGTCAACAGAGATATTATTCAGACCAGATGTACAAACAAGATCAAGCGTGTGACCATGAGTATGAGTTGGGAAATTAACATGCTGGATGATGTCAAAACATTTAGCTGAGTAGCAGTGGACCAAGCAGTATCAAGATGAATGTTGAAATCACCAAGAAGAATAACTTGAGACGACACAGCACATGCTTGGGTTAGTAGTTCACTGAGTACTGAGAAAAATTCACTTTGTTGTTTAGGTGGTCTGTAAATTAATATAAGTACAATGGGATGTTTGATACCAAGCTTCATAACCATGTACTGAAATGTCGTAGTATTGTGAAAAACCAATTTAGAGACCGTTAATGACGCACGAAAAATGACAGCAAGACCACCCCCTTTACCAGTTGTACGTGGTTCTGACATATGTCGGTATCCCATAGGGGTAAGCAGATTCAGGTGGATAAAATCATCTGGTACCTGCCAAGTCTCTGTGAGAAATAACATATCAAATTTATTGTCAACTATTAGCTCATTCATATAGGTGCCTTTGTCTGAGACAGATCGACAGTTTAGAAGGGcacagtgtttatttgttcCACTGACAGTAGGGGTGTGATTAATCACAGAGTCAGTCATATTAATGTTGACAAGGGAGCGATGTCGATTATGAGAACACGCCGACTGGTTCATAGCCCTGCTACTAGACCAGATAGAGGGGATCACAGACGATGATGACTGATGAAGAACGTATCTCCTTCTGGAAGAGCGATGTAAATATCTTGGGCGACGAAGGATACCGGATGAGCGGCGATGGTCATACGTCACGGGGTCGAGGCACCAGTGCCCGTTTAGAGCCATTAGCTCACAGGGCCTGTATTCGATTTCCATATGAGTGTTGAAACCAGAAATATCCAGAGATAGAATAGTAAATGCCAGAAAGTTTAACGTGTTAAAAAGAGCCATGGAAAAGTCAACCGAAGGCATTACCACGTTAGCCAGAACTGAACccaacacaacatcaacaaaagcacaCGAAAAGGGCAGCTACCTGAACAAACAGTATGTTAACAGACAATCCACAAGTAGAGTGTTAACTCACCTCATAGTTAGTCAGATCGATGGAGGATCGAGAGGGCAGAGGGCTCGCAATAAACTAGAAACTTTTCCTGCCGCTCTCCAACTCTCCAACACGGCGAAAGGCAAAAGATACCATCCAAACATATGGAAATTCCTCAGATCGAGAAGTAATCCAAACAATAATTCCGAAACGTGaattaacacaaaacaaaacaaacaataacccAGCATGGAGCGGCAGATAGATGCACACAGCGTTCCCAAACCGGAAGTGAAGATAAGATGCAATAAGAGCTGCATGTTGCATGAACAGGAGTGTCAGAGAGACCGCACTCCTGGGGTCACACTTAATATTCACTGTTCACATACAACATtactttaaatacacaaacttcATCTTCTGGGTAAAACAACAACACTCTTTTAATGTGGAAGTGAACTCTGGGACATGGGACATCAGAACAAGACATgatgtaaacagtaaataaaataaaagatcatATGAGCTCACAAACCTTCATAAttatgcactgtgtgtgtgtgtgtgtgtgtgtgtgtgtgtgtgtgtgtgtgtgtgtgtactgatcaGGTCTTACTACAAATACAACACCTCGTtcacaacactcactcactattaCAGTCAAGCATGGAGTCAAGATCAAGATGACTTCTAcataagtcacacacacaaacacacacacagacacacacaaacacagatatatatacacacacacatatacacacacacacacccagacacacacacacccagacacacacacccccagacacacacacccccagacacacacacccccagaaacacacccacccagacacacacacacccagacacacacacacccagacacacacacacccagacacacacacacccagacacacacacacccagacacacacacacccagacccagacacacacacccagacacacacacccagacacacacacacacacccagacacacacacacacacccagacacacacacacacacccagacacacacacacacacccagacacacacacacacacccagacacacacacacacacacacacccagacacacacacacacacacccagacacacaaacagggtGGTTTTGTGGAGTCTCAGTGCTCACTACAGTAGATCAGTATCTCCACAGGGAcggtgagaacacacacacacacacacacacacacacacacacacacacacacacacacacaggtcaaggtgtgtgtgatgcaacacagtgtaacagtgaaacTCCATGATGACTCATTTAAATGATGTGATTTATAAAGTCGTCAGTCTCAAGAGAACAACAACATGATGACactagtgcactatgtagggaGCAAAATGAAGGCAATGGTGTGACACACTAAGAAGTGTGCATGAAGGGAGGGGGAGTCGTTTGGCATTCAGCAGagcttttaaagaaaatatatgcATACTGATGCACTGATGATGACAcacttacatatatatatatatgtgtgtgatgaggtTTAATTCACTGTTGTCTGGTGTGAAAGTAAACGTTCACAATAACAGCGGTCTTAGAATAGACACTATAAGCTATTATTCATCGTCACCTGGTTCCTCTGGTCTCTTGTGTGGATCAGGTGTACTGTGTTGTGACAGTGTAGAAGTGACACGTTATCACAAGAGATATCCATAATTTATATCGGCGTGTTGTGTGAGACTCGGCTACGGTGTAGAGAAAACAATTACTCAGAGTTAGATGTTCCTCACCATCCAGCTAGAGTAACTTTTCAGATTCAACatcattgtgtgtatgtgtcagagtgtgtgtgtgtgtgtgtgtgtgtgtgtgtgtgtcagagtgtgtgtgtgtgagagagagtgtgagtgagtgtgtgtgtgagtttgtgtgtgtatgtgtgtgtgtgtgtaagtgtgagtgtgtgtgtgtgtgtatgtgtgtgtgtatgtgtgtgtgtgtgtgtaataaacgtTAATGTCTTTCCTATACTGTGAGATAAGCATGGACCATGGACTGCGTTGGGAGCTCGTCAAATACACCCGTGAGCTCGTTACACTCATTAACACCGTGCAGCTTTGACACGTTTGTTAGGATTGTGAAGTTATCACACTAGACGTTTCTTAATTTACAACGAGAAACTTAAAGTATTCTGAACCATTTCTTAGAATCTTGTTTAAATAAATCGTGCACGGTATTGTTCACTCTCCTGACACTAGTGTACTGATAAAACAGTCCATGAAAGTGAACTTCATTAACATTCAAAGTTAAATTTCTTAAATGTGTTATGATTAGTAATAGTGATGTACATTAGTAATCATGATGTACATTAGTAATAGTGATGTACATTAGTAATAGTGATGTACAGTAGTAATAGTGATGTACAGTAGTAATCATGATGTACATTAGTAATCGTGATGTACATTAGTAATAGTGATGTACATTAGTAATCGTGATGTACATTAGTAATAGTGATGTACAGTAGTAATAGTGATGTACATTAGTAATAGTGATGTACATTAGTAATCGTGATGTACATTAGTAATAGTGATGTACATTAGTAATCGTGATGTACATTAGTAATCGTGATGTACAGTAGTAATAGTGATGTACAGTAGTAATAGTGATGTACATTAGTAATCGTGATGTACAGTAGTAATAGTGATGTACAGTAGTAATAGTGATGTACAGTAGTAATAGTGATGTAAGAAAAGAACAGACATTTCCCCGACGTACACAGCTCAATTTAGTGAGTCAGATCAACTGATACGAATCGACTCTTTCGCCTCCCAAATGACTCCTTGACGGTGTCCGATATTGCTTCTAAAATTTTCTCTACTAATTTAAACTCTACTAAATttccagttacacacacacacacacacgcgcacacgcacgcacgcacgcacgcacgcacgcacacgcacacgcacacgcacacgcacacgcacacgcacacacacacacacacacacacacacacacacacacacacacacacacacacacacacacacacacacacacaggacggATAGGGTGAAGTCTCACCTCTGCACTCCTTCCACCTGCTCCTTGGTGAAGCTCTTGGACAAGTCGCTGTTCGTCGAGTCCTGtctctgttgtggtgaagacgTCGCCGTCGCCTCGGTGCCATTTGCTGACTTTCTGTG
The Tachysurus vachellii isolate PV-2020 chromosome 6, HZAU_Pvac_v1, whole genome shotgun sequence genome window above contains:
- the dnajb14 gene encoding dnaJ homolog subfamily B member 14 is translated as MEGNRDEAEKCINIAVKALEAGDKEKAIKFLNKAEKLFPTNKAKVLLKALLKNGSSAGNGGAYHRKSANGTEATATSSPQQRQDSTNSDLSKSFTKEQVEGVQRIKSCKDYYEVLGVSKDANEEDLKKAYRKLALKFHPDKNHAPGATEAFKKIGNAYAVLSNTEKRRQYDVSGGEEPSSSAHSAHGGFEFHRGFEADITPEDLFNMFFGGGFPSSSTFANSRDRYTQQTDHTRREREERGDGGFSMFIQLMPIVVLILVSVLSQLMVSTPPYSLYSRPSTGQTVKRQTENLQVDYYVTRDFNSEYKGSAVQKIEKSVEDDYVSNVRNNCWKERQTKTDLLYAAKVYRDERLRRKAELMTMDSCKELDRLNELFRGG